The following nucleotide sequence is from Salvia miltiorrhiza cultivar Shanhuang (shh) chromosome 7, IMPLAD_Smil_shh, whole genome shotgun sequence.
AACCTCTACTTGTGGCGCTCCAATTATGTCAACTTTCATATGTGGCAACCATGTCAACGCCATCTTTGACAATTCTAGCCATGTCATCGATTTGGGCctaattacactgtttagtggGCTTTAGACCACTTAATCACTTATAAATAGGGCTTTTATGCATAGAATTAGGGGTATATTTCATTATTACTACTCAACTTTGTAAATGTAATCACACacaaaatatagtgaaaattcGGGCAACCTCAGTGAACGTAGGTCATTACGATCGAACCACGTATATTCTTGTGTCgtcttatatttttatgtttttattattgaaattaTTTCTGAGCTCATCAATATTAAAACAACATTTCTTattatggtaaaaaaaaatgatgagatTTAGTGTTTCATAATTTTATGTGCACTACTATGTCactcttatttatatatatatatatatatatatatatatatatatatatatatatatatagggagaggttcaagaaagaaccataaataaaaaaaaagaacggagaaccatttttagccattcgatcatcaagatctacggtggatgtatcatcttgttggatgaatgcagatcctgggttcgaatcctgaagggagcaatttttttaatttttttgaatgcattaattttaacagcgaatgcattaatttttaccgtgaatgcattagatttgatggttctcccgttctcacaattAATGTAGTTCTcgctagaaccacaccctatatatatatatatatatatatatatatatatatatatatatatatatatatattgagaataaggcttgtattaatggaaaactaaaagagtacaaaacatccaagaaagcgcaaaagagagcaaacaaaagatcgagcctcattaaaaccttctaagaagaagagaccttagaaggaaaaagagtactcgtgaaagactcacattcggttcaggagcgggaagagacaacttcaggagttccggcctaaccatcacccctaagaagctcggctcaagaaaaccggaagaagaagaaccaagaaagaaaacaggagaccaacaacaaaagaaaacaacccaaccaaagcctaagggaaccaacgaacctgcttatataaccatacggatatgactatgcgtcgacatatcccttgcaaccatatatatatatatatatatagggggttattcaataaaccacccttattttaagaattacgaaccaacaaaaatgcatgaattttatgtataatacgcatgaataaactatataaaggcatgaattgcgaaaaataattttttgctacctttgggattcgaactcaggaccatgaatttatccaacaaggtgatgaatcaaccatagattttgatgatctaagggctgaaaatggttcctaatttatattttaagaagcgttcttattttagtcttcccctatatatatatatatattaatttaataatatttttttacaaaaataaattttattatagtatTATGAAGTATActtcattttcattttgaaaaattaattttttataaaattgtatATTTTAACTTTGAATTTACCAATCCTGGTACTGAATTATTAACTAGTAAaagtgaaaataaattataaaaatagttatatttCCTATTTTGATGGAATAAATCTCAGTTAATAATAGGGGTAACACCGccaaaatatatgaactttcaCACATTTCtagttttgcacatgaacttaaAATCATGCCttcaaatacatgaactttcttcttctttttttttttttttttgattttgtaCACGTGTGAATATTTTCGACAAATGAATATTGAGGTAGAAGTAGGAACTGTCTACGTACGTGGCTTAAATGAAAATCTTTCTAAATTATGTAGTTGGATATTATGTAAATTCTACTGcaataatacaaaaatatattatcgAATCATTCGCTAAAAATGTATATCATGTGCAAAAtcataaagaaataaaaattcatgtatataaaagttatattttaatacaattattttttaataataataaaattaaattaaattatacaaaattgaaGGAAACATATGCAATATCTTAAGTGGGTAACGACGTGGACAGTGGCGGAGCCAAGGGGGGGGCAGTGGGGTCACTGGACCCCCCTGGAATTTGGTAATTTTCGCaggggtattttagtaatttcacatatattaataaaaattaaaaaaaaaaaacaattttagggttaattttcGCAGCCCTCACAACCTAACCTCTGAAACTCCTCCCCTTCTCCATTGCGCAGCTGCGCCGCTTTCCAACTTCCAGGTGCCGCGCCGCTTTCCAACTTCTCTACCGGCTGCTGCCAGCCTGCCCCTGTCGACGTCGTCGCCGGCAATCTCTCTCCGTCGACAGCAATCTCTCTCCGGTGCGTCGTCTCTCTCCAGTGCGACGTCTTTTGCTTTAATTTCATGTtggttttaaaaatataagtttgtAGCTTCCGCAGCAATGCTAAGGAAATTGGATTTATTAAATATCGCTGAACTGTGTTGCCATCGACTTTGCAGAGAGGGTGCTGTGATTTATTTAGTTGTagccatttatttttaatggaTTTAGTtgaaatgatttttattcgGCATGTTTAGACGCACATTTGAAACGATATTATAATCACATAGTTACTACAAGTGGGGCGGGTTCATCTTCAACGATTAATGGTCCTAATGCACGTGTGGAACCTGAAGCATCACCAAAAGAAGTGAATATTGAAGTTGATCTTCAGCTTGAGCCATCTTCGAAAGTGGTTGATTTATTAAATCTTCCAAGTGATCCGGGACTACGGCCTAACATAATGAGCTATCCTCCAAACATGATTGAGCAGGTGCGTAGAGCTTACTTATTAAAAGGTCCATGTCAACCGCGTAATCATGATTTTCCACAGAAGATAGAGGCCAATAGAAAGCGAAAATTTGTTTCGGCTTGGTTTGATGAATTCAAGATGTGGTTGGAATATAGTATTGCAAAAGATGCTGCTTTTTGCTTATATTGTTATTTGTTTTCATCGGGTAGTAGCGAAGATGGTTTCTACAAGGGATTGGAGATCTTGCTGAGAAGATGGTTTCTacaaggaaacatgacatttttcCATTGGTGTATTTGTTAGTTAAGTTATCATTGACTTTACCAGTTGCTACTGCTACAGTTGAAAGAGCCTTTTCAGCAATGAAGATCATCAAGAGTGTTCTTCGCAATCGTATGGGAGACAATCTTTTGAACGATTGCTTAGTACCTTACATCGAAAAGGATGTGTTTGTAAATGTTACTAATGAAGCTATTATGCAGAGGTTTCAGAACATGAAAAACAGGAGAGAAATGTTATGATTTCTgaaaaaaattgtttattttgtttatttgacttgttatgtaatttaaatgacattatagtTGTGTTagtgattattatttatttttaatttttttattatttatttatttattttattaaaaaaaaattggacccccctgaactcaaagtctggctccgcccctggacgtggacattattttatttggagTAAAAAGTTGGTAAAAAAGTCATATCGTGAAAatttaaacacaaaaaaaaCCTCTAGACGAAGGGACTAAGATATGATATGGCAACGGAATATACTGAATTTTTAGTACCGCGGAAAATCATTTTCGTaatatgaaaattaaatatatagctAAGTTATGCATGCATGTATTTAAGGAAAATTGCATTGCCTGAATTGGGACATTGATTCAAATGACCCTTTACATTAATAATGCAGTAACTTTCATATCACCCTTTACTCGTTTTATTCGTTTCGATCACTCGGTTTTACTTTGACTTCCAAATAAGTCACTTCCGTAAAAAGATATAGTTGATATGGCCTCTTAATCACCAACCATCTCGTCATCTTTTATTTGGGTACGCtattctctttaaaaaaaaatgattttttttaatttataagagATATCTATTATCTAATCAAATAAGTCATTCACATGCAAGCGAGACCTCtactctacaccacacaaatgtGAGAAAACTACACTACACGCAAACGAAATTGaattcaagacctctcacaaaggagagtctttgggtgtCTCAATTTTACCACTTGACTTATGCCTCATAGGCGGGTACGCTATTCTTATCTTActtcttttaataaattaaatacaaaaaataaaaaatatagtataactCAAAGTCACAAATggagttttatttaaatctATGAAGTGATAATTATCTTTGAAATTATGAACTTCAACCTAATTTACAATTTGGGTCCGACTTATAAAACATTACAAATCTTTTGCAATTAAAAGTTTTTTCAACAAATGTCGTGATACTGATGTCGAATTTCACTATCATAAGCAAGTATACAATGTTGATCCATACGTAGTAAAGCttagattttgatttttgtttcaaATCAAGACCCCGAACCACAAAACTTCAAAATTGGGGTGCTAAAACAATTGGGGGTTTAAATTGCAAAAGAAATTAGGGCTAATTACCGCTAAATCCATatacttttttaaaattcgactttttcccatgacaaaaaaaatctgaactAGAATCCATGAATTGGAAAATTATCGATTGGAAATTTCTCCCCGCGTCCGATTTTTCCCTCAAATTTAATCCGAGCTGGCAGTCGGAGATCCAGCGTGTCTTCGCCGTCCGTTAAATGAAACGACGCCGTTTGACATTTAATTAAAACGGCGTCGTTTCAATTGTGGCTATTGACAAGTTAACCCAAAATCAAGGGTTTCTCTGTATTTCGCGTCTTTGAAGAGGATTTAGGGTTCTTCGAATTACAGGGACGAAAACTTCAGCACAAGCTCGAATTCAGGAGAAAATCAATGGAACGAACATTGTGGCCATGGGGACGAAGGAGAGGGGAGAGTCGGTGACGGCCCTGCTGTTGTCGGCTGGAACCGGGAAAGAATGAGGGATTGGTGATGGCGGTGACGGCCCTGCTGTTGTCGGCTGGAACCGGGAAAGAATGAGGGATCGGAGATGGCGGTCTTCACCACTGCTCGCCGAAATTTACAGGAGGGAAGGATTGGGTTGGAGATTTAGGGTTCGGGCAACAGCGGTTGGATTAGAAAGTAGAGAGAGACGGCGGAGTTTCCATATATGAGGAGCAATTTTTCTAAGAGAGAGTGAACATAGGGGTGGCTAGAGCTCAGagcggcggcggccatggctgtTGTTGCAATCGCCGGGGATCGAGAGGAGGCAATGCATGGGTGTCATTGATTTGTGATGAGTGAAAGAGAAGAGAAAGGCCGAGAGCGGTGCACGGGTGTCGCCCTTCGTCAGGAAGGAGGATCGCAACGGCGAATTCTGAGGCCAAAAGCCAAgagaaagaaattaattttgtgGTGTGTTGAGCGAATTATGTGGgaaaccgagagagagagagaagaagaagaagtggaTAGAGAAacaggggaagagagagagggagataaGGGATAGAGAAAGGCTTAGGTGGATAAAAACTTATCTTATGTGGCGCCCTGTCACTCTTTAAACTTAACACTTGGATTGAATTGCGTCATATAGGATCTGACTCATTTCGCCGATGGCCGGAAATCGAACGCGGGGGAATTTTTCAATAGATTTTCCAATTCATGGATTCTagttcagattttttttgtcatgtgaaataaccgaaaattgaaaaagtatatggatttagcggcaattaacccaaaaattaAATGTTGGATACTAGTTAATTTGTAACATTTTCAATGTTATGTCCAAATTAATTGCAAATTAGCTAGattaaagttcatgattttaaatatcaattattttttttaagatttcaTGTGTATTTAAATTAAGTGATTatgagattttatttaaatatttataataaaattatagttttattgtatttataattttcttatatgacaatcaattaaattacaatatttattatatatatatatatatatatatatatatatataggcctttttcattgaaccttggcctatatatatatatatcacgaTTGTTGAGGCAATTTAAAAGGAGTAGTTCCATTATTTTGAAGAATGGTACTTGGAAAATTAAGTAAcattaaaaagtaaatttattGCATCTGCAAATGTAATAAAAGAATGTACTCTTGTTGGCGTGGAAATGGTCTTGGCATTAATAATGTTAGACAAGAATATTTATACAGTATTCTGAAAAAATTGTTGTACTTTTAAGATAGAAAACGACGGCGATGAGTTAGTTGTTTATGGGCCTTGCCCAACATTCAATCATCGTACTCTCACCTACATTTTGCCTAACTAAATATCACCACCTCTTACTTTTCCTAACATTACTAACtttaatacatttttttatgttgcccataaattataaattatgtctttagatATATGAACCTTTTctattgttatttattttaccCACGAAAAACATTTTCCATTTTCGAACTCCTAAATCAACATGAATGCTAAACCCCTAATTCATGAATCACGAACTACAATCTCGAACCGTGAACTCATAgctctctaaaccctaaatagcgAAAACTAATTCCttaaatgataatttaaaaatttgagACTTGTTTATGATGAAATGACAATGTTTTTTTACTAGTTCAGATACGTCATTTAGGAAGACTTCCGTATAAAGCCGCGTAGGAAGTTCATGCTTCCACTTTAATATTTATCTGTAGGAAATATTTGTTGTTGCAAAATCAGaagaagaaaatattaaaattcgtgtatttgaatgtaaaatttatagttcatatacaaaattaaaaatatataaataattattttattcatacATTAGTGATCTGAAAAATAGGTTCGACATCcgttattaatatttattaccCCATCTGTCCTGTAAAAATAGTCCCAAttttccattttggggtgtctacaaaaaatagtcctaatcCATTTATGGACACTATCTCACAATATATTATCCTCAATACCTTAACTTATTTACATATTCTACCACATGGTGGGATCTTccctccactcacaatacaattaattatcattattaacattaCCTTTATGGtgggaccttttctccactcataacATATTTAatcacttttattaaaaatcgTGTCTCTCTATTAGGACTAAACTTTacaggacggatggagtattaattcataaataattaagGTTAATTGGGGTTCAATTATACATTTATCAAGGATAGAAGGATCATAATTTTTTCACAATATTTAGTATGATATACTCTATTTATttatgggttaattgcatcaaaatacttGTCCTTattccaaaatttggttttttgacaaactttttaattgtagcaaaaatttaaacGAGCTTTCAATTGATAGCAATGTTCGTCCGaagtaattttccggccaaactAAATatgagttggcagccggaatgccaatgtggcatcagaaatgccaaatcacccCCCcttcccctcccacgtcacctttctctctctctctctctctctctatctcttccTCCATCTCCCATCCCTCTCCAACCCGGCACCGCCAGGTCTTCTCCAGCCGGCGAACCCTCCATAGCAACGGCCGCCGTCCCCAAATTCCCAACAACTCGTCGGACTTCCTCCCTCCACCGCCCCCAAATCAGaaattgaagaatgaagaaaaacTTCCAATTCTAGaaaaaacttcaaaaaaaatGCTCCTAAATCAAGGAAAATCGGGGATTTCAAGGGTGGTCTCAGAGATATTATCATCATCGACCTTTTTCCCGACGAGGATTTCAAGGAAAATCAAGGTTTCAGGGGTGGTTCACAGCGAGTAGGGTTTTTCCCGTCGCCGCCTCCCCACCCGCTCAAATACATCATGGCAGCGGAGGGGTGGCGTGGGAGAATGCTACCGCCGCTCGGAGGAGCCGAAATAGGAAGCGGCGCTTGGTTAGGGTTCGCAGAGAGGCGGCACTTGGTTAGAGTTTGCAGAGGGGCGGCCGCGCCCCAAATACCCTTCAAACCCGTTGCGGTAGTCCCAGGAAGTCCGTGACAACCGCCCGCGTTGGAGGAGGGTTCGCCGGCCAGAGAAGACGCGGCGGCGCCGGGGTGGAGGAGGGGGAGGCTTCTGCGCAGGGGGAAGATGGGCGATGTTTTCTGAAGTAAAAGAGAGAGAGCCGACGGGGAGAGGGGAATggtgagagagaggggggaagggggatgtgggaagagagagagatgaagggtGACGTGAGAGGGGGagggggtgtgatttggcatttttaaatttgagttggcattccggctgccaactcagatttaatttggccggaaaattactccggacggacattgctatcaattgaaagctcgtttaaatttttgctacaattaaaaaatttgtcaaaaaaccaaattttggaatAAGGTCAGGTAtattgatgcaattaaccctttatttattagtactattataaaaatatttactttacAAATTTCAATTATGCCTATAATATCCTTATTTTACTTTAACTTTGAATAAATGCTTGGTAATTTactatagggttaattgcatcaaaatacctgacattTTCCCAAAATatgattttttgacaaactttttaattgtagcaaaaattttagcaacgtttcaatttattgcaatgtccgttccgcgtatatttccggccaaatccatactgaggtggacctccgtaaagcttaggtggcatgtcgtgccgggtaatgaaacattgtcgtctcaaatccattgcaataaattgaaacgtagctaaaataaattggccggaaatgaatggatttggccggaaatatactcgggacggacattgcaataaattgaaacgtagcgaaaatttttgctacaattaaaaagtttgtcaaaaaaccaaattttgggaaaaggtcaggtattttgatacAATTAACCCTTTACTATATGTACGcatgttttattgttttatataCTCCATAAGAAAGAATTTTCTGTATCTACGattcttcaataaaatttatttatttatttatatatatatatatatatatatatatatatatatatagttcattGTTTAAATCAAATTCGTTTATGAGtacattatattttatattctaaatgACTGTTTACGGTGTTTTTTTAATCAAGTACGTGCATATGAATTTTAACTTTTATGGGTACATTATTTATAGAGTGAAAACTACACGCGtctatatgaaaaatattaacTTTTACAAATATATGCATTATATGCCTAAATACGCTAAGTTACTTTTAATGTTTCAATTATTATTGTACTTAAAAGATATATAACATCTTATACATTCATAACATGTTTCTAAAAAAGTGAATGATTTGATAACTATCAATTAAAATCCATCTAATCGGTGGCCAGATGATCTAGTTGTCGGGCGGCTGGATGGCTAGATGATTTGGTCATCTTCTAGATGAATCGTTCACTGTTTTAGATTTTTCTTACATATTTATAATGCAATCGTACATGTAAACACGTGTAAGacttttttcacaaaaaatcaaataaagtcATTAATATCTAAAAGCAATTTAAGTTTGTTCACTTAATTTGAGCATAGAATAtctgtatttatataaattggCATTTTTCATACACTTAAAAAAAGTGAACGTTATTGGCTATTAACACTTAtttatatcttatattttttgttaggCTTCGTTAAATTAAAACGCAGAAGCTCTTGTACCGCATCTCCTCTAGCGCCCAAGGTTGGCTAAGGCTTCCCATGGTCCACCCAACCCAACCAACaactagaaaaaaataaatttattaaattttgatttgtttttataaaaattatcattGTCTTCGAAAGAAATTATGATTCATAAATATACTTATATTGTAACTTACTAATATATTAAGCCCGCGTTTGGTtgagtgtttttagaggttggaaagagaATCAATTAAATGAAtcaattacttgttgtttggtttgggtaatgagttaaccattacccttacttgagagtaaacccaatcacccaatttgttacccctcaaaatagaggggaaacaaaagaaagggaatcccttactaatgtttccttttcattgttaaaccaaacactcaataaaagtaatagttATTATTAcaattccactcctttatttgattccattccctttccatttctctacttgaaccaaacgagcactaaataCTAAAATTTACTTGTATCACTTTGTAGGGAAATGAATGAAATATCCttacccttgttttgatgataccaaaatctctTAGGTTTTTTCTATAGCATTAGTCTTTTcattgaactcaagtgttagagttcaaaGTGCTTAGAATATGACTCTGGCTTGCTGACTGATGAATAAAGACAGTGCAACTGAAGTCATTTCGATTGAAGCATCATGAGACATTCCCTGACTGAAGATTGAATGCAAGTTCCAATTAGAAGCTACTCAAAGGATTCATGTCATCGTAGAACTGAAGCAAAGTGAGAAAGGGCCAACGACCTTTCTACTCTTGACTGAACCAAGGAGTATCAGACACGCAACATTAAATGCCATGTACggagcattaaatgcagaggATTTTACTATCGTCCTTGCAAGGACCAAACTTCCTCTTTTCGTGTAAAGTTGCAGAAGTAACAAGCTCCAAGACAACACCGATTCAAATTTAAGTATGAATGAGCTTGCAaagattgccacctcagcccGTGAAGTGACTACATCTCACAACAGCAGGAATTTCGAAGACCTTCTCTCCAACGGAACTATTCGGAACTCCATCTATAAATAGCGTCGAGGATTAACTGCAAATTAGGACCGATTCAATTACATAGTCGAAGCTCTGCAGAAATTGCTACCCAAGCTCAACCATCTACGAAAGATTGAATCAAATAAGAAAGTCATCAAAGCTTAAGCCATCAGAATATCTGATCATCAAAGCTCTCTTAGATTTCTAGGCATATATCTCATATACATCCTAAGCTTAGATTTTGATTACGCGAGAGTCTGTTCTCAAGTAATCCTAGTTGAAAAATAAGTTCAAACCTCTCTTCGTTTAGAGTTAAGCATTTGAAGTTAGAgcgagttcagaccagtgttctgacttaGAGTTCTTAGTGTGTGTTATCGCACTaagaggagaaagagaaatcCAACTCAGTGTGTTGGGACTGGAACAGTTGTTTCAGTTATTCAGGTTTGCTTTGCACCCATAAGCATTGCggtcaggtttgctgtgcacctgtaagcactAGCGAGTGattgtcagactaatcatctggccgtggatgtaggaacgttGTTTTTCGAACTACATAAAAATtccttgtgttcttacttgcttTATATTCAGTACTTGCGCATAACTCTGTTTCTCTAATACtgattaactgaaaagagtaATTAAGGGATTCTCTGTTaagaaaatctttcaaggctATTTCACGAAGTTTAATGTTCCGCTACTAGAGTTATAGGTTTAACTGGtcaatcttttgatagtcagttAAACAAGTAAttctactctgttttacttacgactgaagccttacttggaCTGAAGTTAATTGACCAGATCAATTAATGAAGTCACCCACTGAACCTTcgtttcagtatcagtcgccatcCCTTGTCATTTGAAGCGTGCATTTTCAAATCAGTCAAATTGTCTTTCAGAACAAAGGTGTTGGTTTTAAGTAACCTTGCTTTCGAAAATAGCTTACAGGTgtatccccccatacacctatccTTTCAACCCTCAAGGGACCCAACACACTTGTTATAAATAAGTCTTATatgattttaagaaaattttcaTCCATGAATATACTTATTGTATCACTTGTTGTAAATAAATGTCTCGTTTACTTTTAAGCAAAGTTTCATTTGTAAATAAATATGGATGTTTAGATCATCATTCATTATTTCGCTTGATGTAAATA
It contains:
- the LOC130993906 gene encoding uncharacterized protein LOC130993906, coding for MYIMVNFRSPHNLTSETPPLLHCAAAPLSNFQVPRRFPTSLPAAASLPLSTSSPAISLRRQQSLSVTTSGAGSSSTINGPNARVEPEASPKEVNIEVDLQLEPSSKVVDLLNLPSDPGLRPNIMSYPPNMIEQVRRAYLLKGPCQPRNHDFPQKIEANRKRKFVSAWFDEFKMWLEYSIAKDAAFCLYCYLFSSGSSEDGFYKGLEILLRRWFLQGNMTFFHWCIC